The following proteins are encoded in a genomic region of Liolophura sinensis isolate JHLJ2023 chromosome 7, CUHK_Ljap_v2, whole genome shotgun sequence:
- the LOC135470988 gene encoding neuronal acetylcholine receptor subunit alpha-3-like produces MFETTCPLDVTLYPFDTQTCEIIIASWMYDHRRVKIVPKDTPNNTVYFGESGEWIFGSSKAKHDLVEYNGSNFSIARISFTFQRRRAFYVINVIVPVLCLSLLNTLVFLVPPESGEKISLSINVVLAYSVFLSIVNADIPGTSNSVSYLAIYLIYVPVMGMIAVFMSAVVLWIFHAKARQLDEKHRHFSLGSCSPQSRRKQDSLEHRPFPYGDRQSQIHSIGNQN; encoded by the exons ATGTTCGAGACAACCTGTCCATTGGATGTCACTTTGTACCCTTTCGATACTCAGACTTGTGAGATTATCATAGCCTCTTGGATGTACGATCACAGGAGGGTGAAGATTGTCCCAAAGGACACGCCAAACAACACAGTCTACTTTGGCGAGAGCGGAGAATGGATCTTCGGCAGTTCCAAGGCCAAACATGATTTGGTGGAGTACAACGGCAGTAACTTCAGCATTGCTCGCATTTCTTTCACATTCCAACGACGACGAGCGTTTTACGTTATAAATGTGATTGTGCCGGTCCTGTGTCTGTCTCTGCTCAATACCTTGGTGTTTCTGGTTCCGCCAGAGTCCGGAGAGAAAATATCCCTCTCCATTAACGTGGTTCTAGCCTACTCAGTCTTTCTCTCCATCGTCAACGCTGACATACCTGGAACGTCAAACAGTGTTTCATACCTAG CCATATACCTCATATATGTTCCCGTGATGGGCATGATCGCAGTGTTTATGTCAGCAGTTGTGCTGTGGATATTCCATGCAAAAGCCAGACAACTTGATGAGAAACACAGACATTTTTCCCTGGGATCGTGTTCACCACAATCCCGAAGAAAACAGGACTCTCTCGAACACAGGCCATTTCCATATGGTGACAGACAGAGCCAAATACATTCAATAGGCAACCAAAATTGA